In the genome of Chloroflexota bacterium, the window TCAGCAGCGTTTTCCGTCATGTCGGCGCTGATGGTACCCACCACAACCTGCTGGACGGCCTTCGGCAGCAGCGCGGCAAACTGGGCCACGTTGCTTTCGGTGCCTGCCAGAACAAGTCGCTTCACCTGACCATTCCTTACAAAGCCGGCGGTCATTTCGGCAGCTTCCTTCCAGTTGCGATAGGCAGCAGCATCCTCGTGTCGTTGGTAACGTGCAGCTGCCCAGCCGCCCTGTTTGTGGCGTTTTATGTCCTCGCCGGTAATGCCGCTGACCCCTTCCAACTCACCCATGAAGAACAGAAACATGTGCGCCCCCTCCTGTTCCACCAGCAATACACCATAACGGGCAAATGTATCCAGTGCGTCGCTGAGTGGTTTCAGATAGGGGCGGTACCCAGCAAAGGCGGTATCCTGCACAGGCACCATCAACGGATAGGCCTGCCAAAGCTCTTCCGAGACACAGCTAAAACAAGCCAGGCCACGGCTCTGCCGATCATATTCCTGCTCGACGAACTGCTCCAGGCGATTCACATCCTCCCGGGTCGCCTGTCCATTCACTGAGTTGAGAAGATGGCGAAGTGCCAACCTGTATTCATCCGTGGTCCGCGTGCGCGGATCCACATCCAGGTAAAGGCTGACAACGGGCGCTTCCCGGCGCTTGGCCTGAAACCCCACCAATTCCTGCAATGCTGCCTGATCGATCATGGTGAAACCTCCTGAATTGACCAGCAGGCTCTCGCCTGCTGGCTGGGGAAAATGGATACAGGTCCTGTCGGTCCGCGCCGGACAAAGTCTGACCTGCTCCGGTTTCGATAGGCGGAGAAACCAAATCTATTTACGCTCGTCACTGTGCTGCAACTTCTGGCACCGATCAGCGACCCTTGCGCCGAAGGTCTGCGTAATCAGCATTCCTCTGGCTTGTCCAGGTCATGAATCGGGATAAAACAGGGGAATCATTTCGCTTGCTGCCGTCGCAATGGCATTTAGCAAGTTGATTGATCCTCATTCCTTAGCTGCGCCAGTTCCTGAAAGAGTCTTTCTTCCCGATCGGACAAGGTTTTCGGTAGTTGCACCCGAACCCTGGCAAGCAGGTTGCCCCGTTGATCGGGGTTTCGCAGAACCGGCATTCCCTGGCCGCGCAACCGAAATACCCGGCCTGATTGCGTGCCAGCCGGAATCTGTAATGTCGCCTGGCCCGTCAGGGTCGGCACCTGGACCTCACCACCTAACACCGCCGTATACAGGTCCACGGGGACGTCACAGTGCAGAATGCTGTGTTCTCGTTTGAAAACAGTATGGGGCCGCACCTGGACGACCAGATAAAGGTCCCCCGCAGAGGCCCCGCCGCTACCCCGGTTGCCTTCACCTGCCACTCGAACCCGCGAACCTGAACGCACACCGCGCGGAATCTTGACCTCGAGGCGCCTGTTATCCACCGCGATCAGGCGTTGGGTACCGTTGAACGCCTCCTCCAGGGTAATTTCCACCGGGTGCTCCACATCGCGGCCCCGCTGGGCACGCGTCTGATACTGGGCGCCCGGTGGGAACGGACTGCTGCCTGCCCCGCCAAAAATCGACTGGAAAAAATCAGAAAAACCACCGTCTCCAAACAGGTCATTCAGGTCGACATCGCCATAGCCGACGCCCGATCCTGGTTGTCCGGTTGTCCACTGGCTCCAATCGAAGCCCGACGGATTCCGTCCGCTGCGTTGATACGCCTGCCAATTGGCACCCAACCGGTCGTACTTGCTGCGCTTGCCGGAATCGCTCAACACCTCATAGGCCTCGTTGACCTCCTTGAAGCGTTCTTCAGCCTGCTGGTTCCCCGGGTTCACATCCGGGTGGTATCGACGCGCCAGCCTGCGGTAAGCTCTTTTTATCTCCTTCTCATCAGCCTTTTTGTTGACGCCCAAAATCCTGTAATAATCTCTATAATCCATTCCCGGTCCTTTGTCCTTTTTCTCCTCCGCTCTTTTTACTTATCCCCATTGCAAACTGTGCGCATAGTACTTCGATTCTATCACTTGAGTCGATCCATGTCAATAGACTTTTGCAATTCCCGCGCAAGTCTAGCAGAACGCTAACACTCCATGAAGAGTGTTTGCCCCCAGGTTGGCGCCTATGGTAAAATGCACACCGCTCAAATCAACTATCCGAGCGCTTTCGAACGAATCCCGTGTGACCCGGTGGGGGTCGCGATCTTCCCTCTCCTATGCACGCATTACTTATCCGCAATCCAGTTGCTGGAAGAAAGTGGTCCCGCCGCCAGTTGCCTGACGCCATCGGCCAACTGGAAGCGGGCGGCTGGACGGTCGAGGTAGCTGACACCCAAACCCAGCATGATGCCAGAGATTTCGCCTATCAGGCTGCCATCGATGGCTACGATGTGGTCGTCGCAGCCGGCGGTGACGGTACTATCAATGAGGTCGCCAACGGGTTGCTGAAGGCAGGGGAAGAGGGAGATCTCAACACCGCCCTGGGTATATTGCCGGCCGGCACCGCCAACGTGCTTGCCCGCGATCTGGGCCTCAATGTCCCGTTGCCCGGCGGTACAAAAACACTGAGATACACGGCCAGTCAACTGCTTCACGCCCAGGTGATCGATATCGATGTAGGGTTGGCAACCAGCAACGATCGTCGGCAGATATTTACCTGCTGGGCCGGCATTGGCCTTGATGCTGCCATCACTGCTCATGTGATGGCCTATCCCGATTTGAAAAAACGACTTGGGCCGCTGTTATTTGGCATTAGCGCCCTTTATCAGGTCCGGCGGATAAACAACGCGCCGCTATATACGGTCAAGGTGGACAATGAAACCTGGCAGAACCAGGCGGTTCTCACCGTTGCCAGCAATATCCAGCACTACGCAGTCATCCTGGACATGGCGCCCAAGGCTTCGCTGGTAGATGGGCTGCTGGACGTCGCCTTTTTCCAGGCCACCGATGCTTTCAGCATGCTGAAAGTCCTCTGGCTCCTGAGATCGGGGCAGCACATCGACGAACCTGGTGTCAGGTATGCCCGAGCCGCACGGGTGGAGATTACCTGCGAAACCCCCCAACCAATTCACCTGGACGCAGAACCCTTTGGCACGAGTCCCGTTACCCTGGAAATCATACCCCAGGCCTTGCCACTGCTCATCCCCACCGGCAGCGCGTCCGGTTCCTTGACCTCACCGGGCCCGAATGGTTAGGTAACCGGTGACATTCGCCTGTACCGACAACACCTATGTTCACAGTCACGGAACTCGTCACCCACATTAAACAATGCCTGGAGAGCGATCCTGTTCTTGGCCATGTCCGGCTGGAAGGGGAAGTAAGCAACTTCCGTCAGGCGCCGTCGGGACATTGTTACTTCACGCTCAAGGATGACGCGGCTGTGATTCCCTGTGTCATGTGGAAAAACGCGGCCATGCGTCTGGTCCGACTTCCACTTGACGGTGAAATGGTATCTACCCGTGGTCGGGTTTCGCTTTACCAGGCCCAGGGGCGTGTCCAGTTTTACGTGGACCACCTGGAGCCAATGGGGGTGGGACAGCTCTATCAGGAACTCGAAGCGCTGAAAGATCGCCTCGAACAGGAAGGCCTCTTCGATGAGGCCCGAAAGCAGCCGCTGCCCTCACTGCCTGGACGCGTGGGCATTGTCACTTCTTCCCGGGCTGCAGCCCTGCAGGATATATTGCGCACCCTGGCCGTGCGTTTCCCCCTGACAGAGGTCATCTTGTCACCGGCAACCGTGCAAGGCGTTGACGCACCTGCCCAGATCGCTTCTGCCATCGAACTGTTGAACTTCTGGCATCTTGTGACACCGATCGACGTGATTATCGTTGCCAGAGGTGGTGGTTCCATCGAGGAGCTCTGGGCCTTTAACGATGAAAAGGTCGTTCGGGCAATTGCCAACAGCGCCATTCCAGTCGTGTCGGGCGTGGGCCACGAAACTGACGTCACCCTGGCGGACTTTTCCGCCGATTTCCGGGCAGCAACTCCCACCGGCGCTGCCGTACTTGCCGTGCCAGACCGGCAGGAATTATCGGAGCAGGTGCGCGCCATCGAGGCGATTCTGGCCAATACAGCAGGTGAGCTGTTGGGCGAAGATCGAAGCCAATTGGGCCAGCTGAAGCAACGCCTTCTGCGCGCGTCGCCACAGGCCCATGTTGCCAGCCGCCGGCAAAGGGTCGACGAATTGACTGGCACCATGGCTCACCTCGTTCGTCATCAGCTGGCACTTCGACAAAGTCAGCTAAAGGGCAGGGAATCGCAACTTGCCGGCCTGAATCCGCATGCGGTTCTTGCCAGAGGATTCGCTATCGTACAGAGGAAGGACAATCTGGAACTGATCACCAGCGTCGATCAAGTCAGGACAGGTGACCGCCTGGATATTACCGTGCAGGATGGAACCTTCGAGAGCAACGTGGGTAACGAGGAATAGAAAAGACATGGAAAAATTGACTTTTGAACAGGCCTACGAACAACTGGAACAGACGGTCCATGCCATGGAGGCCGGCGACCTTCCGTTGGACGAAACGCTGGCACTCTTCGAGAAAGGTCACAAGCTGGCCAGGTACTGCGACCAACTACTGAACGATGCCGAACTTCGAGTCCAGCAGATCGTCCCTGACGGATCGGGAGGCTTCGAATCGGCGCCTCTTGAGAATTGGCAAGCAGGTGGAAAATCTTGACCGTCGAGCAGCATCAGCTCACAGGACGGCTGGAAGTCCTTGCAATCCGCGAGGGGTTTTTGATCGGCGGTCTGGCGGCAATCGTGATGGCCATCGTTGCCATGATCATTTCGGCGCTGACAGGGCATGGTTTCTGGACGCCTGTCAACGCCATTGGTGGGTTCTTGTCGACGGCACCAACCTCGCAGGAATTCGATGGCGTGACCACCGTCGTCGGTGTGGCTGTCCAATTGCTCATGGGTGGTTTACTTGGTACACTCTACGCCTCGGCCCAGGCACGGATCGACAACCCATCGATGTTGATTATCGCTGTCTGGTACGGCCTTATCATCTGGTTTGTGGCCACATTCCTGGTCTTTAGCTGGCTTAGCCCTGGATTCCAGGAAGTGATGAAAAGCTGGTCCATGTTCCTGGCACACCTCAGTTTTGGCCCTTGCCTTGGGCTGTATGCCGTATCGCGGAACCCCTATCCGGCACGCCACTCCAAAACATACTAAAAAAGAGCGAGGCCTCTACCAGGCTTCCGCTCTTTCCGTTTGCTCGGGTATCGAGTTTTGCGATCAACTCTTCGATGCCGCAGTATTGCGTCGCGATCGACGCCGGCGCTTGGGGTCTTCAGCGTCCATGCTCAGCCGGAAGGGAAAGTCAACCTCCGGCGGCTCCAGCGACACAACTTGCAAGAGACAATCACAATGGGGACAAAAGAGGGTACCCTCCACATCCAGTTGCCGGTGGATTAACACCGACTTGTTACACAACGGGCAAGTTGTCCAGGGCATTCAATCCTGCCTTTAAACCGGACAGTCCGGCAGCTTTCACGGTAGCGGACAAGCCGAATCTAACACAAAAATCGCGCCTGCACGCTATGGTTTACCACTCATCCCAATCACGGCGCCCACGAATGACACCATGATCGTCGAAATCGTCATTGTAGTCGTCGGCGAATTCCTCGTCCAGGCTTACCACATTTCGCTGGTCATCCTGTTCGTCCGAATCCGATTCCCAGACCATCTCCTTGTCGTCGAGAGCCTCTTCAAACGACTCGAAAGTTCGGCAGAGGCCTTCGTCATCAATAGCGACACGTCTGGCGGAACAATAACCGTCGTCCCAGTGGACGCAATCTGTCATTAGGCAGCGAACCGTAGGCATTCTCCACTCCTAATCAATGCCACAGTCAAGCTGATATCAACGAGGATACTGTCTGTGATATCACAGCGCAGGTAAATGGGACACGTCAAAATTGTATCCCATTTACCCGGTGTGTCAATTTCTGAAGGCGACCATTTCGTTTCCAAACTGACAAACCTACCTTGCTATGCTATAATCGAAGGGAGAGCTGACCGGAGGTCGGCTTCTCTATTTCGGACCGACAAAGCGAGGAACTCAATGGCGTCTCAGGATGCTGAAACAGGGCGTCCGGGCAGGAGGTGGCAGCCCTTCCTGATGCTCTTTGCGATTGCCTGTGGAGCGGCTGTCATCGGACTGCTGCTGTTCGGTCTTTTTCAAACCTTGCGTCCAGAACGCCAGCCAGAGCTCCGGCTAATACCTGCTGCAGGCCGGGCGAACGAAGACACCTGGGTTCGCATCGCCGGAGATGGTTGGTCAGGCAATGAGAAGATCGCGGTTTGCCTGTCGCGGCCGGGGAATCCCTCCTGTACTCCCGAAACCGCCCTGGCGATTGAACACGCAGATCGTGCGGGGACTTTCACAACCGAGGTG includes:
- a CDS encoding Vms1/Ankzf1 family peptidyl-tRNA hydrolase, whose protein sequence is MIDQAALQELVGFQAKRREAPVVSLYLDVDPRTRTTDEYRLALRHLLNSVNGQATREDVNRLEQFVEQEYDRQSRGLACFSCVSEELWQAYPLMVPVQDTAFAGYRPYLKPLSDALDTFARYGVLLVEQEGAHMFLFFMGELEGVSGITGEDIKRHKQGGWAAARYQRHEDAAAYRNWKEAAEMTAGFVRNGQVKRLVLAGTESNVAQFAALLPKAVQQVVVGTISADMTENAAEIGEKSMGLIREVAEARKDELVDELITTAAKGGPAALGLTNTLLAVYAGRAHHLLLDDEFTAPAYRCDNCGYVGAEDMPSCPLCGKDLRVLPDAADSLVRWAIAQGIDLTVINDNERLKEIGSVGALLRY
- the xseB gene encoding exodeoxyribonuclease VII small subunit → MEKLTFEQAYEQLEQTVHAMEAGDLPLDETLALFEKGHKLARYCDQLLNDAELRVQQIVPDGSGGFESAPLENWQAGGKS
- the xseA gene encoding exodeoxyribonuclease VII large subunit codes for the protein MFTVTELVTHIKQCLESDPVLGHVRLEGEVSNFRQAPSGHCYFTLKDDAAVIPCVMWKNAAMRLVRLPLDGEMVSTRGRVSLYQAQGRVQFYVDHLEPMGVGQLYQELEALKDRLEQEGLFDEARKQPLPSLPGRVGIVTSSRAAALQDILRTLAVRFPLTEVILSPATVQGVDAPAQIASAIELLNFWHLVTPIDVIIVARGGGSIEELWAFNDEKVVRAIANSAIPVVSGVGHETDVTLADFSADFRAATPTGAAVLAVPDRQELSEQVRAIEAILANTAGELLGEDRSQLGQLKQRLLRASPQAHVASRRQRVDELTGTMAHLVRHQLALRQSQLKGRESQLAGLNPHAVLARGFAIVQRKDNLELITSVDQVRTGDRLDITVQDGTFESNVGNEE
- a CDS encoding diacylglycerol kinase family protein, translating into MHALLIRNPVAGRKWSRRQLPDAIGQLEAGGWTVEVADTQTQHDARDFAYQAAIDGYDVVVAAGGDGTINEVANGLLKAGEEGDLNTALGILPAGTANVLARDLGLNVPLPGGTKTLRYTASQLLHAQVIDIDVGLATSNDRRQIFTCWAGIGLDAAITAHVMAYPDLKKRLGPLLFGISALYQVRRINNAPLYTVKVDNETWQNQAVLTVASNIQHYAVILDMAPKASLVDGLLDVAFFQATDAFSMLKVLWLLRSGQHIDEPGVRYARAARVEITCETPQPIHLDAEPFGTSPVTLEIIPQALPLLIPTGSASGSLTSPGPNG
- a CDS encoding DUF1540 domain-containing protein produces the protein MPTVRCLMTDCVHWDDGYCSARRVAIDDEGLCRTFESFEEALDDKEMVWESDSDEQDDQRNVVSLDEEFADDYNDDFDDHGVIRGRRDWDEW
- a CDS encoding DnaJ C-terminal domain-containing protein codes for the protein MDYRDYYRILGVNKKADEKEIKRAYRRLARRYHPDVNPGNQQAEERFKEVNEAYEVLSDSGKRSKYDRLGANWQAYQRSGRNPSGFDWSQWTTGQPGSGVGYGDVDLNDLFGDGGFSDFFQSIFGGAGSSPFPPGAQYQTRAQRGRDVEHPVEITLEEAFNGTQRLIAVDNRRLEVKIPRGVRSGSRVRVAGEGNRGSGGASAGDLYLVVQVRPHTVFKREHSILHCDVPVDLYTAVLGGEVQVPTLTGQATLQIPAGTQSGRVFRLRGQGMPVLRNPDQRGNLLARVRVQLPKTLSDREERLFQELAQLRNEDQSTC